From one Orcinus orca chromosome 10, mOrcOrc1.1, whole genome shotgun sequence genomic stretch:
- the ZNF445 gene encoding zinc finger protein 445 isoform X1, which produces MPPGRWYAVHPAQAKASRERGRLQMIKKEEEDESYTSVPAARPQTLNRPGQELFRQLFRQLRYHESSGPLETLSRLRELCRWWLRPDVLSKAQILELLVLEQFLSILPGELRTWVQLHHPESGGDVVALLEELQRDFYGTPWRDPALAQSPDVHWMGTGALQAAQIWPPASPLRSGSALGDHLQPPYEIGVRDFLAGQPDPPAAQVSALSQREGCSGDLVTVQPQEAVTFKDVEVTFSQDEWGWLDASQRNLYRDVMLENYGNVTSLVGPFTKPALISWLEAREPWGLNVQGAHPKGSPSAAPAGNELHVKTDKFILKHEPLEEAMPSGCHGAANISEGTGLRESFAQKSRLKEQCGNPIQVTVKKEETNSSYGTGKDCEESGRSNSLHLKHITCLRGPRKKQSLKHGYGKHFRGSSYHCDYKEYGKGLRRVIGGFSLHQRIHAGLKGKAKDAHGKDFSLSSHHQHGQNLHMVGTLYTCSDCGKTFSHSSHLACHQRLHTQEKPFKCRACGKAFRWSSNRVRHEKIHTGLKPYKCSLCDKAFRRMSAYRLHQEIHAKQKFLESYQHEEALSCGSGFDHHLRDQNGEKLFDCSQCRKFFHCKSYILEHQRIHTQEKPYKCIKCRKTFRWRSNFTRHMRLHQEEEVCDPDKCREDFRQTSNYSQPQSAPTVEKALLCQQCGKTFNQKKALIDHQRIHTGEKPYQCSECAEDFPHKSAFIVHKRQHAVEIKPEDVPSFSQDGAFQVPQSSHTTEEPYKCSQCGKAFRNHSFLLIHQRVHTREKPYKCRECGKSFRWSSNLSRHQRVHSLGKPYEYHESEDAPNLQSQILTGAKPFWCQECGKSFTRKRSLLDHKGIHSGEKRYKCNLCGKSYDRNYRLVNHQRNHTKERPFKCQWCGKDFIGRHTLCIHQRKHTRVAQSECSVAGLSSRQDTGVSLQELKPSEEKKPLEDCEKTCDQNSGLTGLQDIPTGGKCHKCTTCGKTFSKSSQLISHKRFHTRERPFKCKECGKTFRWSSNLARHMKNHTRD; this is translated from the exons ATGCCTCCAGGCAGGTGGTATGCTGTCCATCCAGCTCAGGCCAAGGCTTCAAGGGAGCGAGGACGCCTTCAGATgataaagaaggaagaagaggatgaaAGCTACACTTCAGTGCCAGCTGCCAGACCACAGACACTCAATCGTCCTGGCCAGGAGCTGTTCCGCCAGCTCTTCAGACAGCTTCGCTACCATGAGTCTTCTGGGCCTCTAGAGACTCTGAGCCGGCTCCGGGAGCTCTGCCGCTGGTGGCTGAGGCCAGATGTTCTTTCAAAGGCCCAGATTCTGGAGCTGCTGGTCCTGGAGCAGTTCCTGAGCATCCTGCCAGGGGAGCTTCGGACCTGGGTGCAGCTGCATCACCCTGAGAGTGGTGGGGACGTTGTGGCCTTGCTGGAAGAGCTACAGAGGGACTTCTATGGGACACCATGGAGG GACCCAGCCCTTGCCCAGAGCCCAGATGTGCATTGGATGGGCACAGGAGCCCTGCAAGCCGCACAGATATGGCCCCCTGCTTCACCTCTCAGGAGCGGCTCGGCTCTGGGGGACCACCTGCAGCCTCCCTATGAAATAGGAGTGCGTGACTTCCTGGCTGGGCAACCCG ATCCTCCTGCTGCACAGGTTTCTGCCCTTTCCCAGAGAGAGGGATGTTCAGGAGACCTGGTGACAGTCCAGCCTCAG GAGGCTGTGACTTTCAAGGATGTGGAGGTGACCTTTTCCCAGGATGAGTGGGGATGGCTGGACGCTTCTCAGAGGAACCTATACAGGGATGTGATGCTAGAGAATTATGGGAACGTGACTTCTTTGG TGGGGCCATTCACCAAACCTGCTCTGATCTCCTGGTTGGAGGCAAGGGAGCCGTGGGGCTTGAATGTCCAGGGAGCTCATCCTAAGGGGAGTCCAAGTGCTGCCCCTGCAG GAAATGAGCTCCATGTGAAAACAGACAAGTTCATCTTAAAACATGAACCTTTGGAAGAAGCTATGCCATCAGGATGTCATGGTGCAGCAAATATTTCTGAGGGAACAGGGCTCAGAGAATCTTTTGCACAGAAGAGCAGGTTAAAGGAGCAATGTGGAAACCCCATACAAGTGACAGTTAAGAAAGAAGAGACCAATTCCAGCTACGGGACAGGAAAAGACTGTGAAGAATCGGGAAGAAGTAATAGTCTTCATCTAAAACATATTACATGTTTGAGAGGACCCAGAAAAAAGCAGTCCCTTAAACATGGCTATGGCAAACACTTCAGAGGGAGTTCATACCACTGTGATTACAAGGAATATGGGAAAGGGCTCAGACGCGTGATTGGGGGGTTTAGCCTACATCAGAGAATTCACGCTGGACTGAAAGGGAAGGCAAAGGATGCGCACGGGAAGGACTTCAGCCTTAGTTCTCATCACCAACACGGGCAGAATCTTCACATGGTGGGGACATTGTATACGTGCAGTGACTGTGGGAAGACCTTCAGTCATAGCTCCCATCTTGCATGTCATCAGCGACTTCACACTCAAGAGAAGCCGTTTAAATGTAGGGcctgtgggaaagccttcaggtGGAGCTCGAACCGTGTGCGACATGAGAAAATTCACACTGGATTGAAACCTTATAAATGCAGTTTATGTGACAAAGCTTTCCGACGCATGTCTGCCTACCGCCTGCACCAGGAAATTCATGCTAAGCAGAAATTTCTTGAATCTTATCAGCACGAGGAAGCTCTCTCTTGTGGCTCAGGGTTTGATCATCATTTGAGAGACCAAAATGGGGAGAAACTCTTTGACTGTAGCCAGTGTAGGAAATTCTTCCACTGTAAGTCATATATTCTTGAACATCAAAGGATTCACACCCAGGAGAAACCCTATAAATGCATCAAATGTAGGAAAACATTTAGGTGGAGGTCAAACTTCACTCGTCACATGAgactgcaccaggaagaggaggtcTGTGATCCAGACAAATGTAGAGAAGACTTTAGGCAGACCTCCAACTACAGTCAGCCCCAGAGTGCCCCCACTGTGGAGAAAGCTCTTTTGTGTCAGCAGTGTGGGAAGAcctttaatcaaaagaaagctctcATTgatcatcagagaattcacacaggCGAGAAACCATACCAATGCAGTGAATGTGCAGAAGACTTTCCTCATAAGTCGGCCTTTATCGTTCATAAGAGGCAGCATGCCGTCGAAATAAAGCCTGAGGACGTGCCATCGTTTAGTCAGGACGGAGCATTCCAAGTTCCTCAGAGCAGTCACACCACAGAGGAACCCTACAAATGTAGCCAGTGTGGCAAAGCCTTCCGTAATCACTCATTCCTCCTTATCCATCAGAGAGTTCATACCAGAGAGAAGCCTTATAAGTGCAGGGAGTGCGGGAAGTCTTTCAGATGGAGTTCTAACCTCTCCCGACATCAGAGGGTTCACTCTTTGGGGAAACCGTATGAGTACCACGAAAGTGAAGATGCTCCGAATCTGCAGTCACAAATACTCACTGGTGCAAAACCTTTTTGGTGCCAAGAATGTGGGAAAAGCTTTACACGTAAAAGAAGTCTTTTAGATCATAAGGGAATACACAGTGGAGAGAAACGCTATAAATGTAATCTGTGTGGGAAATCTTACGACAGAAATTACCGCcttgttaatcatcagagaaaccaCACGAAAGAGAGACCATTTAAATGTCAGTGGTGTGGGAAAGATTTCATTGGAAGACATACTCTCTGTATTCATCAGAGAAAACACACCAGAGTGGCCCAGTCTGAATGCAGTGTGGCTGGGTTGTCTTCTCGCCAGGATACAGGGGTGAGTTTACAGGAATTAAAACCAAGTGAGGAGAAGAAACCTCTTGAAGATTGTGAGAAAACTTGTGATCAGAACTCCGGACTCACTGGGCTCCAGGATATACCCACTGGGGGAAAGTGCCACAAATGTACCACGTGTGGGAAAACTTTTAGCAAGAGCTCACAACTCATCAGCCACAAGAGATTTCATACTCGAGAGAGGCCCTTCAAATGCAAAGAGTGTGGGAAGACCTTCAGGTGGTCTTCAAATTTGGCTCGGCATATGAAAAACCATACTAGAGATTAG
- the ZNF445 gene encoding zinc finger protein 445 isoform X2, producing the protein MEDPPAAQVSALSQREGCSGDLVTVQPQEAVTFKDVEVTFSQDEWGWLDASQRNLYRDVMLENYGNVTSLVGPFTKPALISWLEAREPWGLNVQGAHPKGSPSAAPAGNELHVKTDKFILKHEPLEEAMPSGCHGAANISEGTGLRESFAQKSRLKEQCGNPIQVTVKKEETNSSYGTGKDCEESGRSNSLHLKHITCLRGPRKKQSLKHGYGKHFRGSSYHCDYKEYGKGLRRVIGGFSLHQRIHAGLKGKAKDAHGKDFSLSSHHQHGQNLHMVGTLYTCSDCGKTFSHSSHLACHQRLHTQEKPFKCRACGKAFRWSSNRVRHEKIHTGLKPYKCSLCDKAFRRMSAYRLHQEIHAKQKFLESYQHEEALSCGSGFDHHLRDQNGEKLFDCSQCRKFFHCKSYILEHQRIHTQEKPYKCIKCRKTFRWRSNFTRHMRLHQEEEVCDPDKCREDFRQTSNYSQPQSAPTVEKALLCQQCGKTFNQKKALIDHQRIHTGEKPYQCSECAEDFPHKSAFIVHKRQHAVEIKPEDVPSFSQDGAFQVPQSSHTTEEPYKCSQCGKAFRNHSFLLIHQRVHTREKPYKCRECGKSFRWSSNLSRHQRVHSLGKPYEYHESEDAPNLQSQILTGAKPFWCQECGKSFTRKRSLLDHKGIHSGEKRYKCNLCGKSYDRNYRLVNHQRNHTKERPFKCQWCGKDFIGRHTLCIHQRKHTRVAQSECSVAGLSSRQDTGVSLQELKPSEEKKPLEDCEKTCDQNSGLTGLQDIPTGGKCHKCTTCGKTFSKSSQLISHKRFHTRERPFKCKECGKTFRWSSNLARHMKNHTRD; encoded by the exons ATGGAGG ATCCTCCTGCTGCACAGGTTTCTGCCCTTTCCCAGAGAGAGGGATGTTCAGGAGACCTGGTGACAGTCCAGCCTCAG GAGGCTGTGACTTTCAAGGATGTGGAGGTGACCTTTTCCCAGGATGAGTGGGGATGGCTGGACGCTTCTCAGAGGAACCTATACAGGGATGTGATGCTAGAGAATTATGGGAACGTGACTTCTTTGG TGGGGCCATTCACCAAACCTGCTCTGATCTCCTGGTTGGAGGCAAGGGAGCCGTGGGGCTTGAATGTCCAGGGAGCTCATCCTAAGGGGAGTCCAAGTGCTGCCCCTGCAG GAAATGAGCTCCATGTGAAAACAGACAAGTTCATCTTAAAACATGAACCTTTGGAAGAAGCTATGCCATCAGGATGTCATGGTGCAGCAAATATTTCTGAGGGAACAGGGCTCAGAGAATCTTTTGCACAGAAGAGCAGGTTAAAGGAGCAATGTGGAAACCCCATACAAGTGACAGTTAAGAAAGAAGAGACCAATTCCAGCTACGGGACAGGAAAAGACTGTGAAGAATCGGGAAGAAGTAATAGTCTTCATCTAAAACATATTACATGTTTGAGAGGACCCAGAAAAAAGCAGTCCCTTAAACATGGCTATGGCAAACACTTCAGAGGGAGTTCATACCACTGTGATTACAAGGAATATGGGAAAGGGCTCAGACGCGTGATTGGGGGGTTTAGCCTACATCAGAGAATTCACGCTGGACTGAAAGGGAAGGCAAAGGATGCGCACGGGAAGGACTTCAGCCTTAGTTCTCATCACCAACACGGGCAGAATCTTCACATGGTGGGGACATTGTATACGTGCAGTGACTGTGGGAAGACCTTCAGTCATAGCTCCCATCTTGCATGTCATCAGCGACTTCACACTCAAGAGAAGCCGTTTAAATGTAGGGcctgtgggaaagccttcaggtGGAGCTCGAACCGTGTGCGACATGAGAAAATTCACACTGGATTGAAACCTTATAAATGCAGTTTATGTGACAAAGCTTTCCGACGCATGTCTGCCTACCGCCTGCACCAGGAAATTCATGCTAAGCAGAAATTTCTTGAATCTTATCAGCACGAGGAAGCTCTCTCTTGTGGCTCAGGGTTTGATCATCATTTGAGAGACCAAAATGGGGAGAAACTCTTTGACTGTAGCCAGTGTAGGAAATTCTTCCACTGTAAGTCATATATTCTTGAACATCAAAGGATTCACACCCAGGAGAAACCCTATAAATGCATCAAATGTAGGAAAACATTTAGGTGGAGGTCAAACTTCACTCGTCACATGAgactgcaccaggaagaggaggtcTGTGATCCAGACAAATGTAGAGAAGACTTTAGGCAGACCTCCAACTACAGTCAGCCCCAGAGTGCCCCCACTGTGGAGAAAGCTCTTTTGTGTCAGCAGTGTGGGAAGAcctttaatcaaaagaaagctctcATTgatcatcagagaattcacacaggCGAGAAACCATACCAATGCAGTGAATGTGCAGAAGACTTTCCTCATAAGTCGGCCTTTATCGTTCATAAGAGGCAGCATGCCGTCGAAATAAAGCCTGAGGACGTGCCATCGTTTAGTCAGGACGGAGCATTCCAAGTTCCTCAGAGCAGTCACACCACAGAGGAACCCTACAAATGTAGCCAGTGTGGCAAAGCCTTCCGTAATCACTCATTCCTCCTTATCCATCAGAGAGTTCATACCAGAGAGAAGCCTTATAAGTGCAGGGAGTGCGGGAAGTCTTTCAGATGGAGTTCTAACCTCTCCCGACATCAGAGGGTTCACTCTTTGGGGAAACCGTATGAGTACCACGAAAGTGAAGATGCTCCGAATCTGCAGTCACAAATACTCACTGGTGCAAAACCTTTTTGGTGCCAAGAATGTGGGAAAAGCTTTACACGTAAAAGAAGTCTTTTAGATCATAAGGGAATACACAGTGGAGAGAAACGCTATAAATGTAATCTGTGTGGGAAATCTTACGACAGAAATTACCGCcttgttaatcatcagagaaaccaCACGAAAGAGAGACCATTTAAATGTCAGTGGTGTGGGAAAGATTTCATTGGAAGACATACTCTCTGTATTCATCAGAGAAAACACACCAGAGTGGCCCAGTCTGAATGCAGTGTGGCTGGGTTGTCTTCTCGCCAGGATACAGGGGTGAGTTTACAGGAATTAAAACCAAGTGAGGAGAAGAAACCTCTTGAAGATTGTGAGAAAACTTGTGATCAGAACTCCGGACTCACTGGGCTCCAGGATATACCCACTGGGGGAAAGTGCCACAAATGTACCACGTGTGGGAAAACTTTTAGCAAGAGCTCACAACTCATCAGCCACAAGAGATTTCATACTCGAGAGAGGCCCTTCAAATGCAAAGAGTGTGGGAAGACCTTCAGGTGGTCTTCAAATTTGGCTCGGCATATGAAAAACCATACTAGAGATTAG